GCCTACCTGCGCTTCACCGAGGAGAACCCGGCGGCGGCGCGCTTCATCCACGCCTCGGCCCACGCCGGCTACCTGGCCACCCACGCCGACCAGGTGGCGGCGGCCAAGGCGCCGCAGCTGGCGGCCGTCGCCGGCTGGCTGCGGCCCCGGATGGCGGCCGGCGAGATCGCCACCCTGCCGGAGCCGCTGGTCGAGATGCTGATGATCGGCCCGGTGGCCGAGACCTCCCGCCGGTGGCTCGCCGGCGTGCCGGGCATCGACATCCGGCAGGCCGCCCGCGTCCTGCCCGACCGGATCTGGCGCTCCCTCGCACCGGACTGACCGGCGCTGACCCGGGGACAGCCCGGCGAGGGCGTCCCGGGTGGCCCGGCCGGTCCAGTTCCGGCACGGGCTCGCCCCGGCGGAAGGCGGACGCGTGGACCCGAGGGCGAAGGCGGGCCGGTGCGTCTGCGGGGACGTGGCGGATGCGAGCGGGATGAGAGCGGACTGAGAGGAC
This genomic interval from Micromonospora coxensis contains the following:
- a CDS encoding TetR/AcrR family transcriptional regulator, which encodes MSPKQQRGEATAQRLLDSALAVFEAAGQPGFTVHAVTAASGVSLGSLYHHFGSFDGLAAALYSQCMSALFDDLIAALTRARTARTGVRAIVVAYLRFTEENPAAARFIHASAHAGYLATHADQVAAAKAPQLAAVAGWLRPRMAAGEIATLPEPLVEMLMIGPVAETSRRWLAGVPGIDIRQAARVLPDRIWRSLAPD